The DNA region AGACATTAGCAGCAATCACGTTGTTACCCAACTCAGATACAATTAGTCGAGTCCCATTACAAAGTCCTCCAGATTGATCAATGTTGAGTAGTAACATTATTGGTACTCCAACCTTCAATTGGGGATCATGATTCAGAATACTTGAACATTTAATGGAATTTAGAAATTCACTTGTAAACCATTCAGGTTCTACCTCTAAGTCAACATCTAATTTGCAAGTAGAGTTAAAACTCAAATACTCTTTCGCATCTCTAAGAATATTGGGCAACATATGATTATTCACCTCCTCAACATTCTCCAATGTTGGTGCAAGAACTGCTCTTTCCTCATAGAATCTATCATTTTTAGCCTCCAACTCCTTTAACATGTTTGGATAAGAAAAATTAATCAGATTTTGAATATGATCATTGTTGCTATCTATCAATAGATCAGCTGGAATATCGATGGTATCTTCCCCCACCTCATTAAAATCTACTTTGCCATCCCCAATTTTAAGGATCCATTTAGCAAACTTTTGTACCTCCTCCTTGTCTGCGACAAATTTAGACCCTTGGTTAATGTGAGCACTTTGCAATATTTCCACAAATAAGATAAATTTATGGCAGCATCAATAATTTCAGAGCGGCTACCTTTCTGATAAGCCAGCAAGATTTGCCTAAAATCTCCACCCAATACAATAGTCTTACCACTAAATGGGACATTTAATCCAGGACGAAGAAAAGGCTTCATTAGATCATTCAATGTTTTGTCCAAAGCTTCAAAACAATGTATGTTTAGCACAGATGCTTCATCCCATATAATTAAACTGTTCTTTTGGAACAATTCAACCTTTGAAGATCCTTGTGGAATATTGCATGTTGAACAATCATTAATAGCTATTGGGATCGAAAATCTAGAATGTGTTGTTCTTCCTCCCGACAAAAGTAGAGAAGCAATTGTTGGAAAATATTAGGAAGGAAGCTGCGCCGTGGATGAACCACTgccttgaaagcaaaaattccgGCAGACCTCCGGTGCAATCTGTTGCCGGGTTTGCTCCCCAAGGTTAACACAGCCACATGTAAGGTAATGTGCACTCAAAACCTAAACATGTTGGAGTCTCTACAACAATGCTCAGAAATCTCAAAAAGAGGAAGATCGATTCTATTTTCTTCTATATCAGACACAAGCCGTTCATCCCCTTTTAATAGTCTAACTCCTCTCTTATCAAATTGAAGCATAATCAAGTTTATGTTATAAAACTGTCCATAGTACAAAAGAAACCGAAAGAAAACATTAAATCTCAATTAATGTGTTTAACAAATGATAGTGTAACTGAAAAGGAATCAAAAGAATTTTCTTGGTGTCATTAATCCAACAATCCCCCACTAA from Lotus japonicus ecotype B-129 chromosome 2, LjGifu_v1.2 includes:
- the LOC130735918 gene encoding uncharacterized protein LOC130735918; the encoded protein is MKPFLRPGLNVPFSGKTIVLGGDFRQILLAYQKDKEEVQKFAKWILKIGDGKVDFNEVGEDTIDIPADLLIDSNNDHIQNLINFSYPNMLKELEAKNDRFYEERAVLAPTLENVEEVNNHMLPNILRDAKEYLSFNSTCKLDVDLEVEPEWFTSEFLNSIKCSSILNHDPQLKVGVPIMLLLNIDQSGGLCNGTRLIVSELGNNVIAANVFTGNRSCDKIFIPRMRGPSGIHVSCIILAPPRFNIANIGRGWRLFCQLHCVCVGTIMSILFTTEDIRIVDVIFHSV